TCATTATCATGATGTATACCGTCCGTCTCGTGCAACTTATACGAGGTAGCGGAATCccttcctcatcctcaaagCTTCATCCAGATCCTCAAGCTCGGTCTGTGTAGTCTTCTCCGAATCTACGGCGACCTCAGTGGCCTCAAGCTTCTTGTTCAGGTTCTGGAGGATCATTCTGaacaagaagcagccaaagatggtgaCGCCAAACATTGACAGAACGATACCATAACTCTTACGGTATCCGTTCTCAGGCAAGGCCCAGACGTATGAACCAGCCACGTTACCAAGCTGGCTGAAAGCGTTGaccatggcaatggcaacggcaCGCTTGGCTGGAGGACGGGGGGAACGAGGAGCTGATCCAGCTGTAAAAGACGATGAATCCGGCGTAGGAACCGgcttggaggaagagggcaaagTATCGAGCGGCGGTGTTGAGGGTGGACATGGAGATGACGAAACCGATGACGCCCATGATGATGGGAGAGATGATGTGGAAGAACTGAAAAGATGGATGTTAGACTCAAAATGCATGCATAGGTGTATGAAATAATTGCGACTCACCTTTTCCTGCGTACGATCGGCATTCCACGAAATAACGAGGGAGATGAGACAGGCAAAGACCCAAGGAGGGGCGCTCATGAGAAGGGTGGGAACATAGGCGAAGCCGAGGGTACCAGTCAAGGTTGGCTGTGGAAATGGTTAGCATGTCTTCATGTAGCTGTCAGGCGCGAAATTGAGATGGACTTACGAAAAAGGCGTTGAAAGAAAGACCAACGACATAGGCAGTCAGTGTAAGCATCATGAGGTACACCTTGATGTCCTTGCCGCACATGATGAGACCGTCGAAAGCGCCCTGTCCGCTGGAATCGGTGTCTGCCTCACCAACATCCTCAAGCATACGGAGCTGGGCaacctgcttctcctcctcagtGAAGCCACGCGCATTGGTGGGCAGGTCAGGCAGGATGAAGGCTGCTGAAATGGCAATGAACATGGTAGCAGCGCCCTCGATGAAGAACAGCCATCGCCACGCGGCATGGCCCAAAACGCCTTGCATGTTGGACAAGACTCCGGCGGCAACAAGCGACGAGAAGGCGTTGGAGATGAGGTTACCGCAGAAAAGGAGAGCGTTGCGGGTGGTCAGCTCGCGGCGAGTGTACCACTTGGACAGAATAAGCAGGGCGCCGGGCAAGAAAGCAGCCTCGACGAAGCCCAGGAAGAATCGAATGACGACCAAGTCCTTGAAGTCCTTTGCAATGCCGGACAGGGTTGAGATGAGACCCCAGACAGTCATGGCGCAGGCAATGTACAGAGACGGGCGCTGGATGCGGTTGATGAACATGTTGGAGGGGACCTGCATGAGAATGTATCCGACATAGAGAATGCTGAGACACGTCGCATACTGCGTGTCGTTGAGGTTGAGGTCCTTTTGCAGGCCCTTGAGACGGGCGGCACCAATGTTATTGCGGTCCAGGTAGTTCATGATgtagatgaggatgaagagcgagCATCGCAAATCCAGCTTGCGCTTGAGGCTCTTCTCGACCTGGGCTCGCCGCGCAGGGTCCATGCCGGCCGCTGGGTGAGGCACGGGGAAGTCATTGGACGCCATGTGCTCGAGACTCTGGATGTTCTGCTTCTCGGCGTCGAAGGCCGGCTCGTTGGCCCGGGAAATATCGTCCGTCATTGTGAGCGTGCGGCAACGAGCTTTGGGGGTATCAAAACGACGACTCCTAGACGGCCAGTAGGTCCCTGTGAAATGCAACGCGGGAAGTGTCTTTTATAAGACAGACAGACACATGCCGTATGTACTCGAAGTAGCACAGTTGCTTCTTCATAGTGTCACATGGCCGGCCCGGACAAGGGGAGTACATGGCCAGACAGCGATCTagacaagcagcagcgttgTATCCAAACCCCAACCCCCGCTTAAACTGAGAGCCGATGGTCCTTGTTCTCCCCAAACTTTTCCCCGGCGGTATGGAGGTATGGAGAGACATGGAGAAGAGATCCCCGTTTTCAGGCAGCCTAGTTCAAGCTTAGGCCATCCAGAAAGGGGATCCCCCCCAGCCTGTCTTGCGAGAAACGATTGACTGGATGCATCACGATGGTGGAGTCGTCAAGGGAAGCTGAGTCAAGGTCGGCAGCTATTGGCGGTGCCCTGGGAATTGGAAgagctgatggagatgctagagaagttttttcttctactcTAATTTCTTATTACGTTTATTTACAGCCAACATACGATgcaatttttcttctctcttcattctaTAGATCACGCAAAGTATAGAAATTTCGTCGAATGGGGATAACGCCACTTTTGGCGGCATTTTCTCTCCAAACCACAAGAGCCGCCGCCCCATGTGGGGACGCCTTTTctgcccttttctcttctctgccttctAGATTGCAGATCACCCTTGTCACTTTCTTTTACGAGtgccaacttttttttcccttagGCGGGGGACAGTaaacaaggagagaaaaaagttgGAGACCGGATGGCACACCGACGCCATCAGGTGTATGAGGCGTTCTGTGCTGTCTTCTCCGCACTAGAAAATACGTGTAGAAACGGTTATTGAGTCAGTAGCCCACATTTATTCCGACCAGCTTTGATGATCCTTCTTATTTCCCCGGATGTTTTCCCCGTGTTACCTGTAAGCCAGATATCTTGCCTACTCTATAAAGACAGGCTTTCGAAGGCTACGCGGACAGCTGCCAACGGCAAACAGACTCGAACCACTGTCCTCAGTCTTCGCCTGTTGTCGGCTAAGAAGCGAGCGAGTCGGGCCATGTGTGCTGGTTCCCTCCGCATGATTGGTGATGAGTCGGTCCAAGGTCCTCATTTGGGGAGCATCACAACCCCCCACGCTGACTTGGTCATGGATCCCTGCCACTAAGAGCAAACCAGAGCCGCGGATGCAGTTCCTAGCTTGGTCGGAAAGCCGGCACTGGCGTCATGGTCGCCATTTCGCCGATGGAATGCCGGCGATGGAGCTGAGCGTCTCTGGACCAAAGTTTTGGCAACAAACCCGTTGACTCGCAAACGAGAAAAGGGTCATGTATATACCAACTATGGACTCTCCGCATTTGCCCATTTAGCCTATTATGCTAGGCCAATATCTCCACTGAATTAGGTGAATTATCACCAGATGAATGGCCACAATCCATTAACCTTGACCTTGTAACGGCTAATGCTGCTTCCTAATCTCCATGCGCTAAAATATTAGCTGCTACAAGCGAGAGCTTGGACGCGGCTATTCAGCTGACTCGCTGGCGTCCGGCAAATGAAGAATTTTTAACGCAATAGCCGAAATATTGGCAATCGCGGAGCCTCCCCGTGACGGTCTTCAGCATTGTCCCTGTAACTTGTGACTTGTCGACATTCCCTGAACCTGCGTATCCAGGAACAGAAACgttttttctcgtttctgGAACAAGCACGCCTGTCTCAGTATCCCGTTCTTAACTTTCTAGCATCTAGCTCGCATGCAAAACTAGTTTAACGATGCACTTCCCCAGAAATACTAAAATTTCCGAAATTTGACACCTGCAAAGTCCAAGGCAGAGCGTATATGTCTGTCTATCTGTTTATTGCCACGTTTTTGCGGATGCGGCAAGCATCCGGTGTGCCCCAAATGCCATCCCCAAGAAATGGGATAACATTCCCGGGTCCACTACCTTAATGCTTAGCTAGTCATGCCATATAGTCGCCATAAAGCATGCTGAAGGCCATTGTGCTGTAATAGATGAAAACGTGCCTGAGCTATCTCTTCTGTTCGTAGGAGTACAGATACCTCAACGGAGCATTGACTATGATCTCTAATTCACCTGCAAGTGGATAACATCTTGGTATGTCGTACGTCTCGCCAACCAGCCTTTGCGGCACTTTGCTTTACATCACTCGGTGACATTCCGTCCGCTAGGCTACCTTGTAAGTTCCTAATCAGCCTAGGTATATGTATTAAGCGACGGCCACGGCTTGTGTCTCGGTAGCTGTATTGCTGCGAATGGTGGGCTCGTATAGCCACAAGATCACTAACTCCATAGGCCTAAATATGTGTTTGCGCCCGTTCGTCTTTCGGTATTCGGGGTATGATTCTCATTATTGCTTGAATACGTTTATAATATATGGTAAAATGTCTAAAGCCCAAAATgcttaaaatttaaaatcCGCCAAAATGCACACTGGCTATATTTCCATGTATCTAGGACTAATTCCATAGCAAATATTTGAGAGAGATGGACATCCTCTCTGCTGCATGAAAGCCAAAATAAGGAAGCGCATGGCAAAGTCGCATTTTCTATCGCCATGCCTAGGATTCGTGATCTAACCATTGAGAAAGGCCAGTTTAACGCACATCTTACTGGAGGTAATACGCATGTAAATATGCAGCGAAGAAGTCTTGTAAAAATGAAGAACAGAGCAATTCGCACCCTTTCGCAGTTTCTTAACCGGCGCCTAAGACAATTCAACTCAATCTCAGCAAAGATTCCAATTAGTCATCCCGTCATTACTAACGAGCGTCTCGCCCATCCCACTTAGGCCAGAGCGCTAAAGTGGGatcaccagcagcagtaatcTCGTTCGTTCTGTCATTGAGGAGCAATGAGATTGATAAGACAAGATCTCAGTTATCAATCTCTGTTGATTAATAACAATCCCTCAGTAAATCATGACACAGATAATGGGAACGCCACAATTTTGGTCATACGTATACCGATGCTGATTTATAACAACACTCTGACTTAGAGGCTCAACGGCAGGGATTTTGGTAGAATGACTTGTATATAAAGCTGATCATACCGCGGCCTTGTGGAAAAGGTATAAGTCAGTCCTCAATACGGTTTCCAATCGCCGATTCATATACTCTTGAATCCAGAACATTAAGCAATACCTGTCGACTATCAACTCTATACCCACGATCGAGCGTGTTCAGTGAGCCCGATACTACCCGCGTATTCGGTATTACGCCGTGCTCCGAAGTGCACTTTCACTTTGCGGCAGCTAAGCACGCCATCTAGCTCCTCACAAAGCTTCCAACGACACCAATTGCATCGCAGCAGATCTATTCCCATCCATCAGCTGTTCTTTAGTTTTGCAACGAGCTTCAACATTAGCAATGGCCAATCCGTTGAAATACAAGTATACTTCGCCACTGGCTGGCTTTGAGAATGCTCCCCCGCTCTCAGACGAgagaaatgaagatggaaagagcTATGTAAATCCCAAACGTGAGGGCCTGAGCGAGGCCTATAATACCTTCACTGAGCCATTGGATAACGGCCGAAGAGGAGGCTTGTGAGTTTCCCATCATTCGCTTTCCGTACTGCGATGCTCGGATCATTGGTGATCAACCGCTGATTT
This portion of the Trichoderma atroviride chromosome 6, complete sequence genome encodes:
- a CDS encoding uncharacterized protein (EggNog:ENOG41~TransMembrane:10 (i56-72o95-114i126-145o151-174i186-208o220-242i293-312o332-349i356-377o383-403i)), translating into MTDDISRANEPAFDAEKQNIQSLEHMASNDFPVPHPAAGMDPARRAQVEKSLKRKLDLRCSLFILIYIMNYLDRNNIGAARLKGLQKDLNLNDTQYATCLSILYVGYILMQVPSNMFINRIQRPSLYIACAMTVWGLISTLSGIAKDFKDLVVIRFFLGFVEAAFLPGALLILSKWYTRRELTTRNALLFCGNLISNAFSSLVAAGVLSNMQGVLGHAAWRWLFFIEGAATMFIAISAAFILPDLPTNARGFTEEEKQVAQLRMLEDVGEADTDSSGQGAFDGLIMCGKDIKVYLMMLTLTAYVVGLSFNAFFPTLTGTLGFAYVPTLLMSAPPWVFACLISLVISWNADRTQEKFFHIISPIIMGVIGFVISMSTLNTAARYFALFLQAGSYAGFIVFYSWISSSFPPSSSQACRCHCHGQRFQPAW
- a CDS encoding uncharacterized protein (EggNog:ENOG41), with the translated sequence MFGVTIFGCFLFRMILQNLNKKLEATEVAVDSEKTTQTELEDLDEALRMRKGFRYLV